Proteins encoded by one window of Ghiorsea bivora:
- a CDS encoding 6-phosphofructokinase — protein sequence MLKGKMVIGQSGGPTAVINQSLVGAVLAARAQDNITGILGAKHGLKGIMEEDFIDLTTQSVAQLEEVANTPAAALGSVRLKPGKAECEKVFEVFKKNDVRFFFYIGGNDSAETAHIIAEMAKEENYDFCTIHIPKTIDNDLRVTDHCPGFASAARFVALAFMGDDRDNKALSGVKINVVMGRDAGFLTAASALARQEEGDGPHLIYLPERTFDVAQFKADVVAMVEKHGRCVIAVSEGIVDAQGNPIATTGEKDSHGNLQLSGTGALGDTLSAIVKEALPQGARVRADTFGYLQRSFPSIVSDVDVKEARDVGVFAVNHGASSVENGSVAIKRESSVPYASSYFVTPLSTVAREATSMKDEYINDAGNDVTQAWLDYVAPLVGQLPKMGHLI from the coding sequence ATGTTGAAAGGTAAAATGGTGATTGGCCAGTCTGGTGGACCGACAGCAGTGATTAACCAATCGTTGGTAGGTGCAGTGTTAGCAGCACGCGCGCAAGATAACATTACGGGAATTTTGGGTGCGAAACATGGTCTCAAAGGTATCATGGAAGAAGATTTTATCGATTTAACAACGCAATCGGTTGCCCAACTTGAAGAAGTAGCCAATACACCTGCCGCAGCACTTGGCTCAGTGCGCCTTAAACCCGGCAAAGCAGAATGTGAAAAAGTATTTGAAGTGTTCAAAAAGAATGATGTGCGTTTTTTCTTTTATATTGGTGGTAATGATTCGGCAGAAACGGCGCACATCATTGCTGAAATGGCAAAAGAGGAAAACTATGATTTTTGTACCATACATATTCCTAAAACCATTGATAATGACTTAAGAGTTACTGATCACTGTCCTGGCTTTGCCTCAGCCGCACGTTTTGTGGCATTAGCATTTATGGGTGATGACAGAGATAATAAAGCATTGTCTGGCGTGAAGATTAATGTGGTGATGGGGCGTGATGCAGGTTTTTTAACCGCAGCTTCAGCATTGGCGCGGCAGGAAGAAGGCGATGGCCCGCATTTGATTTATTTACCAGAGCGCACATTTGATGTGGCACAGTTTAAAGCAGATGTGGTAGCCATGGTTGAGAAGCATGGTCGCTGCGTGATTGCGGTGTCTGAAGGCATTGTGGATGCACAAGGGAATCCTATTGCCACCACAGGTGAAAAAGATTCGCATGGTAACCTTCAGCTTTCAGGTACTGGGGCTTTAGGCGACACACTTTCAGCAATCGTTAAAGAAGCTTTACCGCAAGGCGCTAGAGTTCGTGCAGACACTTTTGGTTATTTGCAACGCAGCTTCCCTAGCATTGTCTCAGATGTTGATGTCAAAGAAGCGCGTGATGTGGGGGTATTTGCTGTGAATCATGGAGCTTCATCTGTAGAGAATGGTTCTGTAGCGATTAAGCGAGAAAGTAGTGTTCCCTATGCGAGCAGTTATTTTGTTACACCACTTTCAACTGTGGCGCGTGAAGCCACATCGATGAAAGATGAATACATCAATGATGCAGGTAATGATGTGACGCAAGCGTGGTTGGATTATGTAGCACCGCTTGTGGGTCAATTGCCGAAGATGGGCCATTTAATATGA